The bacterium genome includes a window with the following:
- a CDS encoding FG-GAP-like repeat-containing protein encodes MPLTWDTGTGIGHDRFLYYGLTGTPTAMFDGVISSVGGMPSGSMFNTYQPLVQNRLGVASPLTIAASFQVVGLSGSVSATIQVASTVTTSSNLVRFYVYEALPRPEYPNFVRAVPAGEPFTLTTPGQSVVVKRTFAVDPSWNPERLGVIVFVQSDLNRAVLQAAEAVAEYAGVLTVDAQPDGLSAPWTLTGPGGFSLSGADDRVVRVFLTGEYALTWGEVSGWTEPVPAVVTAQLAQDGEVTLSGLYTDGPFTAAADADLALAGAAARGVAIVDADEDGDLDIYVSVRNGQNTLLTNGGGLDFAPGGHALLRDAGAGMSAVWADVTGDGHRDVYLVRDAQSNLLLRADGAGGYFDATFGPAGDTGAGTSVAAADYDRDGMLDLYVVNGGANVLLRGVADMGVAWFMMSVGGIVADAANGAGAAWGDYDNDGDQDVYLTNRYSANRLFQNGGTLGWYNATGTGVLADVGNGHGAAWGDYDNDGDLDLYVANDGQADLLIRNDRGTWPLIVGSALGDAGHGRGVAWGDLDNDGDLDLYLARHGDPDRVLINEGGGTFTRVPLGLEAANGAAEGVALGDLDGDGDLDAYVANDGGPSGLLLNGMAGGNHWLHLDLAASGGNTSAVGARVWLTAGGVRQMREVQAGSGYLSQESPTVEFGLGGAAIADTVRIRWPDGQQQIVTGLAADRRLNVRQGVPVAAPPALVGRLQFHEPFPNPFNPATTLRYELPCAGRVELRIYDVAGRLVRALRTGVVEAAGRREATWDGRDDAGRVAAAGAYVARLSVGGEVLSRRLLLVK; translated from the coding sequence GTGCCGCTGACCTGGGACACCGGCACCGGCATCGGGCACGACCGGTTCCTCTACTACGGACTGACCGGGACGCCGACGGCCATGTTCGACGGGGTGATCAGCTCCGTCGGCGGGATGCCCAGCGGCAGCATGTTCAACACCTACCAGCCCCTGGTGCAGAACAGGCTGGGCGTCGCCTCGCCCCTGACGATCGCCGCGAGCTTCCAGGTCGTCGGCTTGAGCGGGTCGGTATCCGCCACCATCCAGGTGGCCTCGACCGTGACCACGAGCTCGAACCTGGTGCGCTTCTATGTGTACGAGGCGCTGCCCCGCCCCGAGTATCCCAACTTCGTGCGCGCGGTGCCGGCGGGCGAGCCCTTCACGCTGACGACGCCCGGCCAGTCGGTCGTCGTCAAGCGTACGTTCGCCGTCGACCCGTCGTGGAATCCCGAGCGTCTCGGCGTGATCGTCTTCGTGCAGAGCGACCTGAACCGGGCGGTGCTGCAGGCCGCCGAAGCCGTGGCCGAGTACGCCGGCGTCCTGACGGTCGACGCGCAGCCCGACGGGCTGTCGGCGCCGTGGACCCTGACCGGTCCCGGCGGCTTCTCGCTCAGCGGCGCCGACGACCGGGTCGTGCGCGTGTTCCTGACCGGCGAGTACGCCCTGACCTGGGGCGAGGTGTCCGGCTGGACGGAGCCCGTCCCCGCCGTGGTGACGGCGCAGCTGGCGCAGGACGGGGAGGTCACGCTGTCGGGGTTGTACACCGACGGCCCCTTCACGGCGGCGGCCGACGCGGATCTCGCCTTGGCCGGCGCCGCGGCGCGCGGCGTGGCGATCGTCGACGCCGACGAGGACGGCGACCTGGACATCTATGTCTCGGTGCGCAACGGGCAAAACACCCTGCTGACGAACGGGGGAGGGCTGGACTTCGCGCCCGGCGGCCACGCCCTGCTGCGCGATGCCGGCGCGGGCATGTCCGCGGTCTGGGCCGACGTGACCGGGGACGGCCATCGCGACGTCTACCTCGTGCGCGACGCCCAGTCCAACCTGCTGCTGCGCGCCGACGGTGCGGGCGGCTACTTCGACGCCACCTTCGGGCCCGCCGGCGACACCGGCGCCGGGACCTCGGTCGCCGCCGCCGACTACGACCGCGACGGCATGCTGGACCTGTACGTGGTCAACGGCGGCGCCAACGTCCTGCTGCGGGGCGTGGCCGACATGGGCGTCGCCTGGTTCATGATGAGCGTCGGCGGGATCGTCGCCGACGCCGCCAACGGCGCCGGCGCGGCCTGGGGCGACTACGACAACGACGGCGACCAGGACGTCTACTTGACGAACCGCTACAGCGCCAACCGCCTCTTCCAGAACGGCGGCACCCTGGGCTGGTACAACGCGACCGGCACGGGCGTGCTGGCCGACGTGGGCAACGGCCACGGCGCGGCCTGGGGCGACTACGACAACGACGGGGACCTCGACCTGTACGTGGCCAACGACGGCCAGGCCGACCTGCTGATCCGCAACGACCGCGGCACCTGGCCGCTGATCGTCGGCTCGGCCCTGGGGGACGCGGGCCACGGCCGCGGGGTCGCCTGGGGCGACCTGGACAACGACGGGGACCTGGACCTCTACCTGGCCCGGCACGGCGATCCCGACCGCGTGCTGATCAACGAGGGCGGCGGCACGTTCACCCGCGTCCCCCTGGGACTGGAGGCGGCCAACGGCGCGGCCGAAGGCGTCGCCCTGGGCGACCTCGACGGCGACGGCGACCTCGACGCCTACGTCGCCAACGACGGGGGCCCGAGCGGCCTGCTGCTGAACGGGATGGCCGGGGGGAACCACTGGCTCCATCTCGATCTCGCCGCGTCCGGCGGCAACACCTCGGCCGTGGGCGCCCGCGTCTGGCTCACCGCCGGCGGGGTGCGCCAGATGCGCGAGGTCCAGGCCGGCTCCGGCTACCTGTCCCAGGAGTCGCCGACGGTCGAGTTCGGTCTCGGCGGCGCCGCGATCGCCGATACCGTGCGCATCCGCTGGCCCGACGGGCAGCAGCAGATCGTCACCGGTCTGGCCGCCGACCGCCGGCTGAACGTCCGGCAGGGCGTGCCCGTCGCGGCGCCGCCCGCCTTGGTGGGGCGGTTGCAGTTCCACGAACCGTTCCCGAATCCGTTCAACCCCGCCACGACCCTGCGGTACGAGCTGCCGTGCGCCGGGCGGGTCGAGCTGCGGATCTACGACGTCGCGGGCCGGCTCGTGCGCGCCCTGCGCACCGGCGTGGTCGAGGCGGCGGGACGCCGCGAGGCGACGTGGGACGGCCGGGACGACGCGGGTCGCGTCGCCGCCGCCGGCGCCTACGTCGCGCGTCTGTCCGTGGGCGGGGAGGTCCTGAGCCGGCGGTTGCTGCTGGTGAAGTAG
- the ettA gene encoding energy-dependent translational throttle protein EttA — protein sequence MAQQYVFTMIGLKKVIPPNREILRGLWLSFLPGAKIGVIGLNGAGKSTLLRIMAGVDQEFIGEAYPADGIRIGFLPQEPTLDPTKDVRGNVEEAVADLKAKIDRFNAISMRMCEPIDDDEMTSLMNEMGGLQDQIDAQQGWELDRTLEIAMDALRCPPGDAKVETLSGGEVRRVALCKLLLQKPDMLLLDEPTNHLDAESVAWLERHLREYEGTVVIVTHDRYFLDNVTGWVLELDRGYGIPWEGNYSSWLDQKRKQLSEAQKQDEARIKTLERELEWVRTPARARHKKSKARLSRYEELVTQERDLRQGTAQISLPPGPRLGDVVVEATALRKAYGDKLLFDDLSFHLPKGGIVGVIGPNGAGKTTLMRMITGQEQPDGGELRVGETVRMSYVDQLRDDLQDDRTVWEEISGGLEELDLGGRKINSRAYCSGFNFRGADQQKKMGVLSGGERNRVHLAKLLKSGANLIILDEPTNDLDVDTLRALEDALLEFGGCLVVVSHDRWFLDRIATHILAFEGDSQARWFEGNWSDYEEDRHARLGLDADQPHRLRYKKLIRG from the coding sequence ATGGCCCAGCAATACGTCTTCACGATGATCGGCCTGAAGAAGGTCATCCCGCCGAATCGCGAGATCCTGCGCGGGCTGTGGCTGTCGTTCCTGCCGGGCGCCAAGATCGGCGTCATCGGCCTCAACGGCGCGGGCAAGAGCACGCTGCTGCGGATCATGGCCGGCGTGGACCAGGAGTTCATCGGCGAGGCGTACCCGGCGGACGGGATCCGCATCGGTTTCCTGCCCCAGGAGCCGACGCTGGATCCCACGAAGGACGTGCGCGGCAACGTCGAGGAGGCGGTCGCCGACCTCAAGGCGAAGATCGACCGCTTCAACGCCATCAGCATGCGCATGTGCGAGCCGATCGACGATGACGAGATGACCTCGCTGATGAACGAGATGGGCGGGCTGCAGGACCAGATCGACGCCCAGCAGGGCTGGGAGCTGGACCGCACGCTCGAGATCGCGATGGACGCACTGCGCTGCCCTCCGGGCGACGCCAAGGTCGAGACGCTGTCCGGCGGCGAGGTGCGCCGTGTCGCCCTCTGCAAGCTGCTGCTGCAGAAGCCGGACATGCTGCTGCTGGACGAGCCCACCAACCACCTCGACGCCGAGTCGGTGGCCTGGCTCGAGCGGCACCTGCGCGAGTACGAGGGGACCGTGGTGATCGTGACCCACGACCGCTACTTCCTGGACAACGTCACCGGCTGGGTGCTCGAGCTGGACCGCGGCTACGGCATCCCCTGGGAGGGCAACTACTCCTCGTGGCTGGACCAGAAACGCAAGCAGCTCTCCGAAGCGCAGAAGCAGGACGAGGCGCGGATCAAGACCCTCGAGCGCGAGCTGGAGTGGGTGCGCACGCCCGCCCGCGCGCGCCACAAGAAGAGCAAGGCCCGCCTGTCCCGCTACGAGGAACTGGTGACCCAGGAGCGCGACCTGCGCCAGGGCACCGCCCAGATCTCCCTGCCGCCCGGGCCGCGCCTGGGCGACGTGGTGGTCGAGGCCACCGCGCTGCGCAAGGCCTACGGCGACAAGCTGCTCTTCGACGACCTCTCCTTCCACCTGCCGAAGGGCGGCATCGTGGGCGTCATCGGCCCCAACGGGGCCGGCAAGACGACCCTGATGCGCATGATCACCGGGCAGGAGCAGCCCGACGGCGGCGAGCTGCGCGTCGGCGAGACGGTGCGGATGTCCTACGTCGACCAGCTGCGCGACGACCTGCAGGACGACCGCACGGTCTGGGAGGAGATCTCCGGGGGCCTGGAGGAGCTGGACCTCGGCGGTCGCAAGATCAACTCCCGCGCCTACTGCTCGGGCTTCAACTTCCGCGGCGCCGACCAGCAGAAGAAGATGGGCGTCCTCTCCGGCGGCGAGCGCAACCGTGTCCACCTGGCGAAGCTGCTGAAGTCCGGAGCCAACCTGATCATCCTGGACGAACCGACCAACGACCTCGACGTCGACACGCTGCGCGCGCTCGAGGACGCGCTGCTGGAGTTCGGCGGCTGCCTGGTGGTCGTCAGCCACGACCGCTGGTTCCTCGACCGCATCGCCACGCACATCCTCGCTTTCGAGGGGGACAGCCAGGCGCGGTGGTTCGAGGGGAACTGGTCGGACTACGAGGAGGACCGGCACGCCCGGCTCGGCCTCGACGCCGACCAGCCGCACCGGCTGCGCTACAAGAAGCTGATCCGCGGCTGA
- a CDS encoding RNA-binding protein — protein sequence MKIYVGNLNFRSSEEEIQALFATYGQVEDVTLITDKETGRPRGFGFVIMAADDAGRRAIDELNGKEFDGRALTVNEARPREPRQERSGW from the coding sequence GTGAAGATCTACGTGGGCAATCTCAATTTCCGCTCCTCCGAGGAGGAGATCCAGGCCCTCTTCGCCACCTACGGCCAGGTCGAGGACGTGACCCTGATCACCGACAAGGAGACCGGCCGCCCCCGCGGCTTCGGTTTCGTGATCATGGCCGCGGACGACGCCGGCCGCCGCGCCATCGACGAGTTGAACGGCAAGGAGTTCGACGGCCGCGCCCTGACCGTCAACGAAGCGCGCCCGCGCGAGCCGCGTCAGGAGCGGTCGGGCTGGTAG
- the acs gene encoding acetate--CoA ligase — translation MSGDRDLIQPKPDIVARAHISSMQEYRRLYRLSLDDPETFWGRQAAILDWFHPWRTVFDHDYENVDFGWYLGGRLNACYNCVDRHLKERGDRTAIIWAKDEPGEYERITYRDLKHRVARVANVLRHHGVQKGDRVCLYMPMIPDLAVAMLACARIGAVHSIVFGGFSSESIRDRILDAGAKLVITANEGLRGGKRLRLKETVDRAVDGLDLVTTVLVARRTDAEVAMKAGRDFWLDEECRKQRSTCTVEWMGAEDPLFVLYTSGSTGKPKGVLHTTGGYLVYAAMTHKLVFDYHPGDVHFCAADIGWITGHSYIIYGPLANGATTVMFESIPTYPDAGRYWQIVDDLGVNIFYTAPTALRAVHRCGDGFLAGSRRDTLRILGTVGEPINPETWRWYHDQVGGGRCAVVDTWWQTETGGVLISPLPGVTPLKPGSATLPFFGIKPLLMDEQGRQLEGDGVAGNLCIERTWPGQARTVYGDHERFHETYFTQYPGYYFTGDGCRRDEDGYYWITGRVDDVINVSGHRLGTAEVESALVAHAVVAEAAVVGYPHEIKGQGIFAYVLVNAEGEEMEAHELVGVLKEQVRHVIGPIASPDAILVVPGLPKTRSGKIMRRILRRIAAGEYDGMGDTTTLAEPGVVDELIAAHRRWRSQG, via the coding sequence ATGTCCGGCGACCGCGATCTCATCCAGCCGAAGCCCGACATCGTCGCACGCGCCCACATCTCCTCGATGCAGGAGTACCGGCGCCTGTACCGCCTGTCGCTCGACGATCCCGAGACGTTCTGGGGCCGGCAGGCCGCGATCCTGGACTGGTTCCATCCCTGGCGGACCGTCTTCGACCACGACTACGAGAACGTGGACTTCGGGTGGTACCTCGGCGGCCGGCTGAACGCCTGCTACAACTGCGTGGACCGGCACCTCAAGGAGCGCGGCGACCGCACGGCCATCATCTGGGCGAAGGACGAGCCGGGCGAGTACGAGCGCATCACCTACCGCGACCTCAAGCACCGCGTGGCGCGCGTGGCCAACGTCCTGCGGCACCACGGCGTGCAGAAGGGCGACCGGGTCTGCCTGTACATGCCGATGATCCCGGACCTGGCCGTCGCCATGCTGGCCTGCGCGCGCATCGGCGCCGTCCATTCGATCGTCTTCGGCGGCTTCAGCAGCGAGTCCATCCGCGACCGGATCCTCGACGCCGGCGCCAAGCTGGTCATCACCGCCAACGAGGGGCTGCGCGGGGGCAAGCGGCTGCGCCTGAAGGAGACCGTCGACCGCGCGGTGGACGGGCTGGACCTGGTGACGACCGTGCTGGTCGCGCGCCGCACGGACGCCGAGGTCGCGATGAAGGCGGGCCGCGACTTCTGGCTGGACGAGGAGTGCCGCAAGCAGCGCTCGACCTGCACGGTGGAGTGGATGGGGGCGGAGGACCCGCTGTTCGTCCTGTACACCTCGGGCTCGACGGGCAAGCCCAAGGGCGTGCTGCACACCACCGGCGGCTACCTCGTCTACGCGGCGATGACCCACAAGCTGGTCTTCGACTACCACCCCGGCGACGTCCACTTCTGCGCCGCGGACATCGGCTGGATCACCGGCCACTCCTACATCATCTACGGGCCGCTGGCCAACGGGGCCACCACCGTCATGTTCGAGTCGATCCCGACCTACCCCGACGCGGGACGCTACTGGCAGATCGTCGACGACCTCGGCGTGAACATCTTCTACACCGCGCCCACGGCGCTGCGCGCGGTCCACCGCTGCGGCGACGGCTTCCTGGCGGGCAGCCGCCGCGACACGCTGAGGATCCTGGGGACCGTCGGCGAGCCCATCAACCCCGAGACCTGGCGCTGGTACCACGACCAGGTCGGCGGCGGGCGCTGCGCCGTGGTCGACACCTGGTGGCAGACCGAGACCGGCGGCGTGCTGATCTCGCCGCTGCCCGGGGTCACGCCCCTGAAGCCCGGCTCGGCCACGCTGCCCTTCTTCGGCATCAAGCCCCTGCTCATGGACGAGCAGGGCAGACAGCTGGAAGGCGACGGCGTCGCCGGCAACCTCTGCATCGAGCGGACGTGGCCGGGCCAGGCCCGCACCGTCTACGGCGACCACGAGCGTTTCCACGAGACCTACTTCACGCAGTACCCGGGCTACTACTTCACGGGCGACGGCTGCCGCCGCGACGAGGACGGGTACTACTGGATCACCGGCCGCGTCGACGACGTGATCAACGTCAGCGGCCACCGCCTCGGCACCGCCGAGGTCGAGAGCGCGCTGGTCGCGCACGCGGTGGTCGCCGAGGCCGCGGTGGTCGGCTACCCGCACGAGATCAAGGGGCAGGGCATCTTCGCCTACGTGCTGGTCAACGCCGAGGGCGAGGAGATGGAGGCGCACGAGCTGGTCGGCGTGCTCAAGGAGCAGGTGCGGCACGTGATCGGGCCGATCGCGAGCCCGGACGCCATCCTCGTGGTGCCGGGGCTGCCGAAGACCCGCAGCGGCAAGATCATGCGGCGCATCCTGCGGCGCATCGCCGCCGGCGAGTACGACGGCATGGGCGACACGACCACGCTGGCCGAACCCGGCGTCGTCGACGAGCTGATCGCCGCGCACCGACGGTGGCGGTCGCAGGGCTGA
- a CDS encoding glycosyltransferase, with protein sequence MTSAREPRPELTVVMPIRNEADQIGSVLDQLHAQSLTPDRFEIVVVDGMSEDGTREVVLAAMKRYPGIRMYDNPRGLSGIARNIGVEHALSPYILFVDGHCRLESREMLATALAAFQRGERCLSRPQPLIEGGGRPFQTAVALARGSLLGHYAGSKIYQAEDRHCNPLSAGCGYTRDLYLEIGGVDESFDAGEDLEFNLRVHQRGVEALHCHDLALAYLARPTWRDLFRQLYRYGHGRARMARKHPSSFSPLATAVSLLSLWLTCLPVLGAVWRPAWQLWLATAAPYAVVVVATAAWLARGRGFRLWLATAACFPAIHFGAGLGYVSGLVGGPAWRHAPARKPAAAAASPPPRPS encoded by the coding sequence GTGACCTCTGCGCGCGAACCTCGGCCGGAACTGACGGTCGTCATGCCGATCCGCAACGAGGCGGACCAGATCGGGTCCGTCCTGGACCAGCTCCACGCGCAGTCGCTGACGCCGGACCGCTTCGAGATCGTGGTCGTCGACGGCATGAGCGAGGACGGCACCCGCGAGGTCGTCCTGGCCGCGATGAAGCGCTACCCCGGGATCCGCATGTACGACAACCCGCGCGGCCTGTCGGGCATCGCCCGCAACATCGGCGTGGAGCACGCCCTCTCCCCGTACATCCTGTTCGTCGACGGCCACTGCCGCCTCGAGAGCCGCGAGATGCTCGCGACCGCGCTGGCCGCCTTCCAGCGCGGCGAACGCTGCCTGTCCCGCCCCCAGCCCCTGATCGAGGGCGGCGGGCGGCCGTTCCAGACCGCGGTCGCCCTGGCGCGGGGGTCGCTCCTCGGCCACTACGCCGGCTCGAAGATCTACCAGGCGGAGGACCGCCACTGCAACCCGCTGAGCGCCGGCTGCGGCTACACCCGCGACCTCTACCTGGAAATCGGCGGCGTGGACGAGAGCTTCGATGCCGGGGAGGATCTCGAGTTCAACCTGCGCGTCCACCAGCGCGGGGTGGAGGCCCTGCACTGCCACGACCTGGCTCTGGCCTACCTGGCGCGCCCCACCTGGCGCGACCTGTTCCGCCAGCTCTACCGCTACGGCCACGGGCGCGCCCGCATGGCGCGCAAGCACCCGAGCTCCTTCTCGCCCCTGGCCACGGCCGTGTCCCTGCTGAGCCTGTGGCTGACCTGCCTGCCCGTGCTGGGAGCGGTGTGGCGGCCGGCCTGGCAGCTGTGGTTGGCCACCGCCGCGCCCTACGCCGTCGTGGTCGTCGCGACGGCGGCCTGGCTGGCCCGCGGGCGCGGCTTCCGGTTGTGGCTCGCGACGGCCGCCTGCTTCCCGGCGATCCACTTCGGCGCCGGGCTCGGCTACGTGTCGGGTCTGGTCGGCGGACCCGCCTGGCGTCACGCTCCCGCCCGCAAGCCCGCCGCCGCGGCGGCGTCCCCCCCCCCGCGGCCTTCCTGA
- a CDS encoding glycosyltransferase — MTHVSIVVLTYRRPEAVLSLLDGLSRLRDADHEVIVVDNGGGDGAAAAVRAAHPGVRLIVLPENVGVGARNRGLEAARGDIVVTLDDDMVDFDDADLARLRTAFAARPRLGALCFKVTWPGTDRVRDWVHRRPVADADQSFPTYEVTEGAVAWRRDALRESGPYREDFFISHEGLDLAYRLLDRGWEIVYDGGVVVGHDHRATGRPGWRRYYYDTRNLIWIAVLHQPAGYAVGYLARGLGAMLVYSLRDGQLPAWLRAVRDGLQRVPELGRERHVWSAATRAYVAAADAHRPGFWSLARRRLGQKGFSLE, encoded by the coding sequence GTGACCCACGTCTCGATCGTCGTGCTGACCTACCGGCGCCCCGAGGCGGTCCTGTCCCTGCTGGACGGGCTGTCCCGGCTGCGCGACGCCGACCACGAGGTCATCGTCGTGGACAACGGCGGCGGCGACGGCGCCGCGGCGGCGGTGCGCGCGGCCCACCCCGGCGTCCGGCTGATCGTCCTGCCGGAGAACGTCGGCGTCGGCGCGCGCAACCGCGGCCTCGAAGCGGCCCGCGGCGACATCGTCGTCACCCTCGACGACGACATGGTCGATTTCGACGACGCCGACCTCGCGCGCCTGCGCACCGCGTTCGCGGCGCGGCCCCGCCTCGGCGCCCTCTGCTTCAAGGTGACCTGGCCCGGCACCGACCGCGTGCGCGACTGGGTGCACCGCCGCCCCGTCGCCGACGCCGACCAGTCCTTCCCGACCTACGAGGTCACCGAGGGCGCCGTGGCCTGGCGGCGGGACGCGCTGCGCGAGTCCGGACCCTACCGCGAGGACTTCTTCATCAGCCACGAGGGGCTCGACCTCGCCTACCGCCTGCTGGACCGCGGCTGGGAGATCGTCTACGACGGCGGCGTCGTGGTGGGCCACGACCACCGCGCCACCGGCCGGCCCGGCTGGCGTCGCTACTACTACGACACGCGCAACCTGATCTGGATCGCCGTGCTGCACCAGCCCGCCGGCTACGCGGTCGGCTACCTGGCCCGGGGCCTCGGCGCGATGCTGGTGTACAGCCTGCGCGACGGCCAGCTGCCGGCCTGGCTGCGGGCGGTCCGCGACGGCCTGCAACGCGTGCCGGAACTCGGCCGCGAGCGCCACGTCTGGTCGGCGGCGACCCGGGCCTACGTCGCGGCCGCCGACGCGCACCGCCCGGGTTTCTGGTCGCTGGCGCGGCGCCGCCTGGGACAAAAGGGCTTCAGTCTGGAATGA
- a CDS encoding polysaccharide deacetylase family protein — protein MRTMGLTTRLAAPLLVRRLPAAAADAVLLTFDDGPTPDVTGGVLDRLARHGARAVFCMVGERVAAAPELARACRDAGHGLGNHSHVHDMSRLPSPAAYLRDMDRCSAAIRGAAGCDPQWFRAPGGRLHPASLLGPRRRGLRHLHWSVDPLDWCCRTPEQARETARRLAAEVRGRDIVLLHEYDALIHLLLDELLPALAARGFDLAGGLTALEHRHGSPGGPAT, from the coding sequence ATGCGGACCATGGGCTTGACCACGCGCCTCGCCGCGCCGCTGCTGGTCCGCCGGCTGCCGGCGGCGGCCGCCGACGCGGTGCTGCTGACCTTCGACGACGGCCCCACCCCGGACGTCACCGGCGGCGTGCTGGACCGCCTCGCCCGGCACGGGGCGCGGGCGGTGTTCTGCATGGTCGGGGAACGCGTCGCCGCCGCGCCCGAGTTGGCCCGCGCCTGCCGCGACGCCGGCCACGGCCTCGGCAACCACTCGCACGTCCACGACATGTCGCGGCTGCCGTCGCCGGCCGCCTACCTGCGCGACATGGACCGCTGCAGCGCGGCGATCCGCGGGGCGGCCGGCTGCGACCCGCAATGGTTCCGCGCGCCCGGCGGCCGCCTGCACCCGGCCAGCCTGCTGGGACCGCGCCGCCGCGGCCTGCGCCACCTGCACTGGTCGGTGGACCCGCTGGACTGGTGCTGCCGCACCCCGGAGCAGGCCCGTGAGACCGCGCGGCGGCTCGCGGCCGAGGTCCGCGGCCGCGACATCGTGCTGCTGCACGAGTACGATGCCCTGATCCACCTGCTGCTCGACGAGCTGCTGCCCGCCCTCGCGGCGCGCGGCTTCGACCTCGCCGGCGGCCTGACCGCGCTCGAACACCGCCACGGCTCGCCCGGAGGACCCGCCACGTGA
- a CDS encoding uracil-DNA glycosylase produces MATAKFDPAPAELLGCRRCPRLVHWREQVARVKRRAYLECDYWGRPLPGFGDPEAPVCLVGLAPGAHGANRTGRMFTGDASGAFLFPALHRCGFADRPAGTGRDDGLRLRGLWITSALRCVPPDNLPTSEELRHCRDWLARDLDGLRRLRVIIGMGRIGHDAVLDLMVSRGAPLVKLRHRFAHGAQSELPDGTLLLDTYHVSFRNTNSGLLTPGMLDAVLLRARELGGLPPP; encoded by the coding sequence ATGGCGACAGCGAAGTTCGACCCGGCCCCGGCGGAACTGCTGGGCTGCCGACGCTGCCCGCGCCTGGTCCACTGGCGCGAGCAGGTGGCGCGCGTCAAGCGGCGCGCCTATCTGGAGTGCGACTACTGGGGCCGGCCGCTGCCCGGTTTCGGCGACCCCGAGGCGCCGGTCTGCCTAGTCGGCCTCGCGCCCGGCGCCCACGGCGCCAACCGCACCGGCCGGATGTTCACCGGCGACGCCAGCGGCGCCTTCCTCTTCCCGGCCCTGCACCGCTGCGGCTTCGCCGACCGGCCCGCGGGCACGGGCCGCGACGACGGCCTGCGGCTGCGCGGGCTCTGGATCACCAGCGCGTTGCGCTGCGTGCCGCCGGACAACCTGCCGACCAGCGAGGAGCTCCGCCACTGCCGCGACTGGCTGGCCCGCGACCTCGACGGGCTGCGCCGGCTGCGCGTGATCATCGGCATGGGCCGGATCGGCCACGACGCCGTGCTGGACCTGATGGTCTCGCGCGGCGCCCCGCTGGTCAAGCTGCGCCACCGCTTCGCCCACGGCGCGCAGTCCGAGCTGCCTGACGGCACCCTGCTGCTGGACACGTACCACGTCAGCTTCCGCAACACCAACTCCGGACTGCTGACCCCGGGGATGCTCGACGCCGTGCTGCTGAGGGCGCGGGAACTCGGCGGCCTGCCGCCGCCGTGA
- a CDS encoding alpha/beta hydrolase-fold protein, translating into MHPPSGATHLLSDLHDWRRRPLPVAELAPFTLPDDAWFEYAWLDAAGAPCADPAGVPAGNPWWRHACRLAGPRWLVDPVVAAATARAAHRLQGLRTGPRSAGRERRAFLYSAADPDRPGPLVIVQDGKSYWQHGRLGPVVDLLTARGEVPPAHYLLVHPERRSRDYIFSAPFRAHVLDELLPAAEARVNCDGRRVLLGASLGALAGADLALARPDLFTAVAAHSGAFLIAPEDAPPDPFAGGEWLRRQILAGRGGGLRWHLECGTLEWLLPCHRRLEAALLATGCEHRAVERHVGHNWVNWRQALPGTLRSVLAG; encoded by the coding sequence TTGCACCCACCGAGCGGGGCCACCCACCTGCTCAGCGACCTGCACGACTGGCGGCGCCGGCCCCTGCCGGTCGCCGAGCTCGCGCCGTTCACGCTGCCCGACGACGCCTGGTTCGAGTACGCCTGGCTGGACGCCGCCGGCGCCCCGTGCGCCGATCCCGCGGGCGTGCCGGCGGGAAACCCCTGGTGGCGCCACGCCTGCCGGCTGGCGGGGCCTCGTTGGTTGGTCGACCCCGTCGTGGCGGCGGCGACGGCGCGGGCGGCGCACCGCCTGCAGGGCCTGCGGACGGGGCCGCGGTCCGCGGGGCGGGAGCGGCGCGCCTTCCTCTACTCGGCCGCCGACCCCGACCGCCCCGGTCCCCTGGTCATCGTCCAGGACGGGAAGTCCTACTGGCAACACGGGCGCCTCGGCCCCGTCGTCGACCTGCTGACCGCGCGCGGCGAGGTGCCGCCGGCGCACTACCTGCTGGTCCACCCCGAGCGGCGCAGCCGTGACTATATATTCAGCGCGCCTTTCCGCGCCCACGTCCTGGACGAGCTGCTGCCGGCGGCCGAGGCGCGCGTGAACTGCGACGGGCGGCGCGTCCTCTTGGGCGCCAGCCTCGGCGCCCTGGCCGGCGCCGACCTGGCCCTGGCGCGGCCCGACCTGTTCACGGCGGTCGCGGCGCACAGCGGGGCCTTCCTGATCGCGCCCGAGGACGCGCCTCCCGACCCCTTCGCCGGGGGGGAGTGGCTGCGGCGGCAGATCCTGGCCGGCCGAGGCGGCGGGCTGCGCTGGCACCTGGAGTGCGGGACCCTCGAGTGGCTGCTGCCCTGCCACCGCCGCCTCGAGGCCGCGCTGCTGGCCACCGGCTGCGAGCACCGGGCCGTCGAGCGCCACGTCGGCCACAACTGGGTCAACTGGCGGCAGGCCCTGCCCGGGACGCTGCGTTCGGTGCTGGCCGGCTGA